The Fusobacterium necrophorum subsp. necrophorum genome has a window encoding:
- the argS gene encoding arginine--tRNA ligase has protein sequence MLLVNKELSKILTSTVEKLYADKEMKEVEIAPATNEKFGDFQCNFAMMNSKIIGKNPRMIAEEIQKNLVENEVIEKLEIAGPGFINIFLKEAYLSTFIKKIGKEKFDFSFLNRKGDVVIDFSSPNIAKRMHIGHLRSTIIGDSICRIYRYLGYHVIGDNHIGDWGTQFGKLIIGYRKWLDQDAYKKNAIEELERVYVKFSQESEEHPELEEEARLELKKLQDGDEENYNLWKEFIQVSMEEYEKLYSRLDIHFDTFYGESFYHPIMPEVVKELVERGIAKEDDGAKVVFFPEEENLFPCIVQKKDGAFLYATSDIATVKFRLHTYDVNRLIYLTDERQQDHFKQFFRITEMLGWNVEKYHVWFGIMRFADGVFSTRKGNVIRLEELLDEGKRRAYEIVQEKNPSLPEEEKQHIAEVVGVGAIKYADLSQNRQSPIIFEWDKILSFEGNTAPYLQYSYARVQSILDKAKNLGKEATEDVVLVLQDKYERSLANYMTIFPSSVLKAAETCKPNLIADYLYDLSKKLNSFYNNCPILNQEEEILKSRAYLAKQAGEVIKQGLSLLGIQTLDRM, from the coding sequence ATGTTATTAGTGAATAAGGAGTTATCCAAAATTTTAACATCAACAGTGGAAAAGTTATATGCAGATAAAGAAATGAAAGAGGTGGAAATTGCACCGGCTACCAATGAAAAATTTGGAGATTTTCAATGTAATTTCGCTATGATGAATTCTAAAATAATTGGAAAAAACCCAAGAATGATTGCGGAAGAAATTCAAAAGAATTTAGTAGAAAATGAAGTCATTGAAAAACTAGAAATTGCAGGACCCGGATTTATCAATATATTTTTGAAAGAAGCTTATTTATCTACTTTTATTAAAAAGATTGGAAAGGAAAAATTTGATTTTTCTTTCTTGAACAGAAAAGGAGATGTAGTTATTGATTTCTCTTCTCCCAATATCGCAAAGAGAATGCATATAGGGCATTTACGTTCTACGATTATTGGAGACTCTATTTGTAGAATTTACCGATACTTGGGTTACCATGTGATTGGGGATAATCATATCGGAGATTGGGGAACGCAATTTGGGAAGTTGATTATCGGTTACCGTAAATGGTTGGATCAGGATGCCTATAAGAAGAATGCCATTGAAGAATTGGAAAGAGTATATGTGAAGTTCTCACAGGAATCGGAAGAGCATCCTGAACTGGAAGAGGAAGCTCGTTTGGAATTAAAAAAATTGCAAGATGGGGATGAAGAAAACTACAATCTTTGGAAAGAGTTTATTCAGGTATCTATGGAAGAATATGAGAAATTATATTCAAGATTGGACATTCATTTTGATACTTTCTATGGAGAATCTTTCTATCATCCTATTATGCCGGAAGTGGTAAAAGAATTAGTAGAAAGAGGGATTGCCAAAGAAGATGACGGGGCAAAAGTAGTTTTTTTCCCGGAAGAAGAAAATTTATTTCCCTGTATCGTTCAAAAGAAAGACGGAGCTTTTCTGTATGCAACTTCCGACATTGCGACTGTAAAGTTTAGATTACACACTTATGATGTCAATCGGTTGATTTATCTGACGGATGAAAGACAACAAGATCATTTCAAGCAATTTTTCCGTATCACGGAAATGTTGGGATGGAATGTAGAAAAATATCATGTTTGGTTTGGGATTATGCGTTTTGCAGATGGAGTGTTCTCCACGAGAAAGGGAAATGTCATTCGTTTGGAAGAATTATTGGATGAAGGAAAACGAAGAGCCTATGAGATTGTACAGGAAAAAAATCCTTCTCTTCCGGAAGAAGAAAAACAACATATTGCAGAGGTGGTCGGAGTGGGAGCGATTAAATATGCGGATTTATCTCAAAATCGACAAAGCCCGATTATTTTCGAGTGGGATAAAATTTTATCTTTTGAAGGAAATACTGCCCCATATTTACAATATTCCTATGCTAGAGTGCAATCTATTTTAGATAAGGCGAAAAATTTGGGAAAAGAAGCAACAGAGGATGTTGTTTTGGTTTTGCAAGATAAATATGAGAGATCTTTGGCAAATTATATGACAATTTTTCCTTCTTCCGTATTAAAGGCTGCGGAAACCTGTAAACCGAATTTAATTGCGGATTATTTGTATGATTTATCGAAAAAGTTAAACAGTTTTTACAATAATTGTCCTATCTTAAATCAAGAAGAGGAAATTTTGAAATCCAGAGCCTATTTGGCAAAACAAGCTGGAGAAGTGATTAAGCAAGGATTGAGCTTATTAGGAATTCAAACTTTGGACAGAATGTAA